TCGGAAGTTTTATTGAAGAAATCTGTcgacaaaatggaaaaactggAAACTCCAGTGAAAAAATCCGCagaaaagatggaaaaatcagaagatttatcgaaaaaatctGCAGAAAAATCGgaagttttgattaaaaaatcaatagaaaaaaCGGGGGTTAAATTGAAGAAACCTGTCCTAAAAATAGATAGACTGGAAATTTCGgcgaaaaaatcaactgaaaaagTAGATAAATCAGAAATTATATCGAagaaatctgttgaaaaaataaataggttgGAAGCTCCggtgaaaaaattgccagaaaaagtagaaaaagaaGCGACACTGAAAAAACATatcgaaaaaactgaaaagtcgCACGCTTCGAATACCTTTACGAAAAGTAATATCTCGTACCTTGTTTCTACTTTCACTCTTATTTTCCTCATAAATATTAATTCGTTAAATTTGTTTTCAGATTGTTTGAAAAAACCAGCCGAAAAGATAGAAATACCAGAAATTCCGCCGAAAAAACCTGCTGAAAGGATAGAAAAATCAgagtttttgttgaaaaaatctgcaGAAAGAATTGAGAAGCCTCAATCTACGAAAAGTAATATACAAATACCTGGGCCTATATTGGCGCTTTAAGTTTCATTGCAAATACTaatctatttgaattttttagattcTGTAAAAATCCCATCTGAGAGAACAGAGAAACCagaaatttgttcgaaaaagCCAACGGAAAAAGTAGACAAATCTCACAAAAAACCAACAGATAAAATAGAAACACCTCAACTTCCTTCGAAAACCTCTACAgataaaatagaaaaactaGAAGTTCCATCGAAAAAACCGGTTGCAAGGATAGAAAATCGGAAAGCTTCGAATTCCGAAGGTAATAATATTccatatttatttttgttcgaACTACGTATTTTATCACCGCCAACTAAGTACTAATTTATACAACTATTTCAGATTGTTCGAAAAAACCgatagaaaaaatagaaaagccGATACCAGTTCCCGAAGAAACCATTCGTACGAGTAGCGAGAAAGAAGTCGAGAAAGAATCgcaaaaaatggaagaaaatctACTTCACAAGACGCCTAATAAAgcaaaaaatatcgaaagatcCGAACCCGATAGTAACTTCGCGCTCGAAGAAGGTGAAATTAGTCAACCAATTCCAGTCGTAGAACCGGTTTGTAAATCAACGATTACCAAAAAGACTCTCAACCGTAAGAAAGCGtcgataaaaataatcaaagctAAACCTAGTAAACTCGATGGCGATCAAAAAACTGCTAAACGAGTCAGCGTATCGCAAACAACAACCAACATCGAAGAATCAGTAACCGAAAGTAAACGAACTGAAGATCTcgttaatgaaaaaattgaagacgatGTTACGACAAAAACGATGCCTAAATTAGTATTCGCGAATGGTAAATCGACATCGATGGAGGAATGTTCGCAAAAACCGATTATTCAAACGATTGCAACGTCTAGCAGCAAGATGTTCTGTTTGGAGAGTAAAAAGATCatattcaagaaaaataaatcatctaCGGTGCCCGATGATAAAGAAGAAAATAGTCCTCGTAAAACCGAAGCTTTCTCAGCAGATAATGAAAACAGCGTTTACGCTTTTGAACCCGATTTACCTACCACTAGTCCGCCGTTCAGACGACTGAAACCAGTTACGCCAACGAAATCTCTCATTAGTGGGAATTCGATAGCTGTACAGGTTCGATATTGGAATATTTTCTAATTTGAGTTAGCATTTGTACTTACGACTAGAATCTCAATTCGTGATTTTATTCTGCGTTTTAGGTGAATTTCGAAAGCAACGCTAAAATAGAATGTTCGAGTTCTTCGGAAACGCAAGTATCCTCTACTACCGATTGCGATGATCGAGTATTCTATATACCAATACAAACGTCAGATACGAGTAGTACTTTAGGCGTAGCTGTCAAATTAGATACAGACGGAGCTAATCAAAAGATCATAATGAGCGCTACGCTGGTTACCAAATCACCATCGTTTACTACTACTACGGCTACGACTGTCGCATCTAAGTAATTAATCCTTCGCGATTCAACCACTCGATCTTTAATTTAAAATACGACGAGAATTAATTAGTAAATTACGTTTCAGATCTGTCAACGTTGAATCAAATGTTGCCGAGATAATCGAACCGAGAGAAACGTCCAAAAAAGACACGAGTGATAAAATAGTTGCCACAGCTGATTCGCAGTCCTCCGCTCAAACTCCTACCGATTCTCCTTCTTCGACTGTAGTATCTCCTAAATGTAATAAAAAAGTTAGCTCTACTACTAAACCTAATCAATCGGTGAAGATCGTGAAAATCAACAAAGTCAAGAAACCACCACCTCCTAAACCTAAACCGAAGCCGGTTAAAACCAAAAAGTACGGTTTTAAATTGCATCCGATCAATTTATTCGTTACTACGACGATTGttataatcgtgtttttttttgtagcgtTAAAACTAAACCAGCCGAAGTTACTAAACCGGTACAAAGTACTTCGTCgaagaatgaaattttagaaGCTCCGACATTCTATCCGACTGAAGCAGAATTCAACGATCCTTTGAAGTACATCGATTCCATACGACCTGCTGCTGAAAAGTTCGGTCTTTGTAGAATCGTTCCTCCTTCTACTTTCAGAGTAAGTGGATCGTCAAAGTAGTGcttgaattttacattttggaGACTAACGacgttatttattttatatagCCCGAATGTAAAGTTGCCGATGAGATGAGATTTACTGCGTATAATCAATACGTGCATAAAATGCTACATCGTTGGGGTCCAAATGTCAAAGAAATGATAGCCATTAAAAAATTCCTCGCAACTCAGAACATCCAATTGACTCAGGCTCCTTTGGTAAATATTAACGTCAGCATTATCTTCGTGAAATATGCTCTTCCATGTTTTAATCAAATAATGTACGTTGACAGATCGGTGGCATGGAAGTAGATTTACCTCGTTTATACCAAATAGTCCAGCAATGCGGTGGCCTAAGTGCAGTCATCCAAAAAGAAAGATGGCACCAAGTGGCGGATGTGATGAAAATACCGAAACTGGCTCAAGATCGAATAACAAAATTGGATGATATCTATTGCAAATATTTATTACCTTACGATATTTTATCTCATGGTGAGAACTTGGTTTTCAATAATATggagtttcgaaaatttctagttgaaaactAATCTGATTTAATCGCGTTTAgacgaaagagaaaaattattcgatgatgTAGAAAAAGACTGGAATGATCATTTGAAAAATCCCAACGACGATGATGAAGTGTTCGACGACGTCGACGAATGCATAGTTAAGGTAATAATgagtttcattttacattttttatacttGGTTTATGTATATTCTAACATGATTGCATTTATAGGGTCGTACGATGCCATTAAGCTGTTTCTATCGTATCGCTCGTAACACGATGATGATGTGTTTCGGCAGCACCGAAGGCCAAGGAGGACCTTCGACCGAAACTATCGAAACCGAATTTTGGAATCACGTATCTCAACGTAAATCTCACATCTGTGTGCATTCCGGCTCCATTGATACCGGCGTACACGGTTACGGATTTTCGGTCGCGAAAAACAGCACGTTTCGAAAACATCCGTGGAATTTGAAAGTATTAACCAATAATTCGGCTTCGATTCTAAGATCTCTAGGTCCAATTATGGGTAAGCAATCGCCTAACTCGACTAGAAAATATAAATTGGCctcgaataattattttaaaaacaattttcgcaGGCGTTACTGTTCCTACGTTACATGTCGGTATGCTGTATTCTGCTTGTTGCTGGTATCGCGATCCTCACGGATTACCTTGGGTAGAATACTTGCACACAGGTGCAAATAAAatttggtaagtggaaattaaTCGTCGGAAAATTACctatgtttatttgaaaaaatttaccttattGTTTCTTCTTCAAAGGTACGGAATACCTGACGAGTTTAGTGAGCAGTTTAGTAAAGCGATGCGTAATTTGGTTCCGAGGTATTGTCGAGATAAAGGACTATGGCTTCCATCGGACACGGTCATGGTACCACCACCATTATTGGCAGCTGAACATGTTCCATTGTCTAGAGTTGTCCAACAGCCTGGTCAATTTATCGTTGTGTTTCCTAAAGCGTTCACTTCTTGCATTTCAACCGGTTATATGGTCTCGGAAAGCGTATATTTTGCTCACGCTTCGTGGTTAAATTCTGCTAAACAGATTTTCTCGGTATAATATATCCTATTTCTAACTTTCATTGAAATATATTCACGAGAGCAGCGAATAATTCGGTCAAATGTTTATGTAGGATATGCAAGAAAGCTGCGAGCCATCAGTATTCTCCTTAGAACAATTACTCATCAGTGTATCTACAGATGTTCGAGTTAATCTTTCGATCCTTGACCAGGTACTTCAcctacgatgaattttttaacgcaattttactttcaaatttacatttttatcgtgtttttttttttttagatattgcCTTTATTGATTGAACTTCGCGATACCGAAGTAGCTTCGAGAAAACAGCTCGTAAAATTAGGATTAAATACTTCGGAGAAAATGACAATTAACAAAAAACGTAAACCTAAATCATCGTTTAATGACGAAGATAATTACGAATGCGAAGTTTGTCGAGCCAATCTTTTCGTATCATTGGTAAGCATTTTATTATTCActtatttatacaaaaaaaaaaaaatcgcaatcgAACATTTCCCctaattcctatttttttttcttctcaatagGTGATAAATTCTCACAAGGAAACCAATTATTGTTTAAAACACGCTGTGAATCTTTTGCAAAAGAAGCCAGCGcaattaaaatattgtaaattaaTGTGCGCCTATTCGGAAgtgagttttatttttctgcaAGAAGTTCGTtatattttcggtgaatttgtacaaattattaatttcaatcGATTGTTTTTGCAGGATGAATTAGACGAAATTATCAAGAAAGTTCAAGAAAAAATGGAAGCTAAACGTAATCGTAAACCGAACGTTAAATCGAATTCGAACTGATTATTCTAAGATTTAAAGTTGTGCCACGATATTAAAAACGTTTGTGTTCAAACATACTCTTAGATATTGTACGGATAAATGTACAAACTgccattttttccttttgttttatATTATAATATTACGTAGATAACTATAAAATggttccaaaattaaaatattttacgcCAATGTGATAGACGAAGAAGtatataatttgtaattttattgtatAGCTTAATGTTTTGGGACCATCATGTTGTACATAGAGAAAGGATGAAAGAACTTTCAGTTTGCATTTTATCATTCAGCgtagtatttttattttccgcGAAAGGCTGAACTAgtcttttttttgtacgttttctTATTTAATGTGTTcatgatgatgtatttttatttatagagattttcaattttttctactcgtGTTTTTTAGGTAATGAATACAGATGATAATTTGTGTACGGTTTTGTGTTCATTTATTCGTGTGCGAGAATATCGATTACCTACTTGGATGTTCGCGAGGATAGGGCGGTTCATGGTGAGATATTCGGTTGTGCGATTGGCTTTCAAGAAGATGGACGAGGAACCAGTTTGCCTTtctacacgatttttttcaaaatttctcatcgtAGTGGTGGaggtaaattgtaaaattgacaaaagaaaactttgaacagGTACAGCTCCGATTGAAGGGTTGGGCACAAAACTgctttcgccaaaatgtgtcttttcacaagtacctactttcttcctatcaattcataaaattagaattttgtctgcaaatggctcattttcgcaaaaaaaaacctgagaAATACTCggttttcgcttttttttttttttgcaaaattatgcgaaatctGCAAAAAAGGTACAGAACAAAAACTGTTGAGTGTCAaatttcaccctagaaaacgaattcaaaaggttgtcaaaataCTCATCTACTTACTGAAGTTAGCAAGAATGGTAATCTTgagctctgtgaataaaaaaatgccaaaaaaattcaaattgcggTTAGAGAATTTCAGTTacaattctcacattcttttcAACTTGAACACGTTTCCACAATCAAATGCTTGGCGAAAAAATAATCTTTCAGAATGAAAATGTagcaagtcaaacttacaaaaagttaccaagaatgggcaaattatctacccaaaaattgttcagaagtgcaactcaaaatcagtaagtaatttcagaaagagaaaatacaaatttcgacttaaatttaaattttcaaaaattttaacaatagtatattacaatacaaggaGCGAAAGTGAAGTATGTTTGGTCGAGTGCAATTTTACTcgccgagccgaaggcgaggtgAGTTAAAGCACGAGATCAAACATTCTTCACGTCGcttcttgcattgtaagatatttttcattattcatgctacgaaaataagttttacgcCCGTTTTTGGTTAAAGTGATGAGTATGACTCCTTTTTTGCATGGTAAATATATCGAAtactaagcctcctagaaaaaaactgaagacattatgtcgattggaaatttaattctctacaattttcctcgacttcatttttccgtagaatgcttttttccgcctccagagcgCTTTAAAAGTTAAAAGATGTTCATTTTCGACCCGGGTAAACATGgagcattttcgtagcatgcacggagggcggaaaacttatactttcgtagcatgtataatgaaaaatctttttcaaatccaaaaaagacCATACACACCcgtgttcaacaaatcttaccaaaatttaaagactgaaaaaaatcccaaaattatatttaaaagtcatctaaaattcgttctagatcatggattggttcaaaatcacATGAAAACGAATgagaaaaagtgattccaaaaatagccGAATGATGAATTATACAAtttatacataattatttttttaatggaaattacaaatcataaaaaaattgactgacttgattcaaatttgacttgacaatgggaggaaaaaaattatcgaccaAAATCGACCCATCGAAAGGAACAAATCGTctggaaaatcaactttttagcatttttgaaggtctttAACTCACActaaatattctaaaaaaaaaaacgtacgtTGTGTATCTTATTTACACAGGGTGTTCCGAGAATCGTCTCCCAATATTCAACTGTAGATTGTCCTCGAGGAGACGAACCAAAAACCATATCATGACTGGTTgactatcttgtgaattgaaggagctacgtgcttcgcaaaaattgaaatttactcatttttgaaaaaactatcaaaaataaaggaaatgtttgaatcattcaaatgatgtccataacccatagtactcgagtagacgaacaaaaaatattattatgactgattgcctatcttcaaaattgaagggacaaactTGATTGTgttggccccttcaattttgaagataggcaatttctcataataacttttttttgtttgtccactcAAATCATCAAATACTATGAGTTAGTGCCTCAGTGGAGTCACTGaaatgatccaaacattttctcatttttggggaatttttcaaaattggcacaTTTTTGGCCGATAAAAATTGTGcaacttcttcaatttacagATGGTAAGAAAATGTCTGCTTCAAGTGCTCaaatggacgaacaaaaaatattattataacaaattgcctatcttcaaaattgaaggcgccaacacaatttgaaaatttgaatttgaagcatctcaaatttagaaaatattaatcaaggttgctccttcaattttgaagatgggcaatctgtcataataataatattttttgttcgtctactctaGTACTATGGGTAATGgacatcatttgaatgattcaaacgtttccttatttttgatgattttttcgaaattatgtagtaaatttcgatttttgcgaAGCACGCCCTGGtagaaaaatcctataagaattcgtaaaaaaatgtatagtgCAGCACTATAATAATTTCGGACATATTTTTATAGTGTTGCACTATAGGTTCCTATAGTATCCTTCCTATAGTACCTGCAGCTGCACAGGAAAatccttttttccctcaaacaataatgtaaaatgtGTGAATCACTGTTTGAATACATTTATTACACATAATAAAGCATTATATAGTACAAAAtcctgccaaaaaaatttttccaggaaaaaaattttctgcctgGGGTAGGAATGGAACCCGAGTTTCATAGGATATATCCTTTAATAACCAGTGCCGTTATCCACTAGACCACTGtggtagttgaaattttgggtataATTAGTTCATATATGCATTTTTGTAATGCACCAAATTTAAGAGAAATggtcgattttaaaatttatagcaTGGTTTCTGGAATAACTTtttaagatgaacaaaaaaGGTTCTCTTAAGATATGGCGcatcttcaaaactgaaggaGTAATCTGcgattgtatgtttttttttcagtaattttttctaagtccctcaaaattttcaaaagttaaaatttcattgttttgaaagtaaatttaggtgtaatttttcgagaaaatcaaatatttgatTTTGCGAGGCTGcttcatttgaaaattagtatAGCTAAAGACAAtagtgataaaaatttcaaagtcctTTATAGTACATTTTAGAAAACTATAAGCAAACTGTATTTGTATAGTACATTACTAGAGCACagatttttatgttttacaTATTTTCCTGTTTGTAAGGAGATAGTACATATTGATAATATCTTTACGAATCAGAAAATTTCCTgtaaaatgagcccaatttcattttacatatttcacATATTTCAGGTTAAACTGttaaaacacatatttttacttttttctaggAATTTTAAGCACATATTTCACATAATTTCGGTCATTATCCTCTATTTAGcacatattttgaagaaaattcgcaaaatcaggaattttttgatggtttttgttcttttttcattaattttttcatgttcagcagaaaaaatttgaaaaattaaatttatcgaTTTGAATTAATGTGCTTTGAgcctttgaaataaaattttttcacatttatcatTTTACCAAGTTATTCTTCTCAAAATTCTCTTTACAGCGACACCCATATTGTTTTCAGGTTAGcacatatttttacatattttggctCTATGAGcacatatttttacatatttcaaacacttaaaacacatattttatgtacataaaatgagatttttagtACATAAAAATCCGTGCTCTATACATTACACTATAGGCCtatagtttttgaaagttcttaTAGTGAAGGCGCATACACTATAAGAAAATTAAGGTTCACTATACATAACTTTATAGTGTACCTATAGTACAATAATGAAACttatagtttttgaaagtttgtataGTGAAAGGCCCATACACTATACGAAAAGGGAGGTTCACTATACATTTCTTATAGTTTCTATAGTGAATTCGTAAGTTTCTATAGGATTTTTCTACCAGGgcgtggctccttcaattcacaagataggcaaccagtcgtaataacgttttttgttcgtctcctcgaggacaatctacagttgaattttggcagacgattctcggaacaccctgtagatGTGATAAACATTGGtgtcattttatttacaagtataattgcacatttttttcggatcagaatttttctattttagagATGAGATTGAGAACTAGAAAAAAcgaatagaaaagaaaatcgagagggaaaacatgaaattgcgaagattgattttaaaaatggaaaaagcagcactttcaagacaaattctgacaaacgttaggtctttttaacaatttttgcaaaagctgtACTTTCAGACTATTTCGGTTTAACAACAACCATTTCGgcataaaaaagaattttttggataacttgtcaaaaaagGTCCTTTGActacaatattttgtcaaaaaagtaaaccGTTgtagattttgacaaaaagcaggagttttgaaaattttggctaagagcagaagttttttttgcaataatttatttacttacttggCAAAAAAGCAGTTTTTATGGataactataaaaaaaaatcattttggcaataatttggcaaaaaacatgattttttagaataattttgggaaaagcaagaaatagaatttttgtcaattttggcgacaggattttttgaacattttggcaaaaagcaggagttttttttggcagtttttacaaaagttaagagttttttataattttgacaaaaaaggagcttctttacaatttttacataaaaacgagatttttttcacaatttaggcaaaaacagaactttgcagacaattctggcaaaaaaccctaacaaggacttcttaggatataattttggaaaaagtaggaatttttgaaattttggctccgAACAAAGTTTTATGACAATTATTCtggcgataagattttttgaacatttcggcaaaaaacaggtgcttttttggcaatttttacaaaaattcaagattttttgataattttggcaaaaataaaaatgttttgaaattttggaccaaCCACTGgggtttttgttcatttttacaaaaaattgtaggacttttttgattatgtcagaagaaaatgtattgGTCTACATGTCGACAATTATGGCCAAAAACAGTGCTTtattgacaatttcgacaaaagttgagatttttcgataattttgacaaaaacgaaattttttttggaggtatgTACTCAACAATAATTCATCATAATCTTTCAAATCTGGtaacagggccatttcgcctattCTACCTGGAAATACCCTTTCGCAAATTGACTGAAATTGAGATACATGGGCTTCGTTTTTTGGAAAGTATATGGAAGCATTTCCgatcatttcaacttttaaagatatttttgatgataataagaaaaaaaaaaatgaaatcggcTGAATAGTTTCGAAAGTAACTGTATACTGTAGGTACCCATCCGAAGCTCATAAAAagaggtttcaaaaaatctaaaagcgTTCTAGAAATTTTGTCGTTTTCcttgtcttttttttgcaactacctacgctttttaaattttatcgtAATTTTCATGACCCCTCCTTTGAGAAACATCAGTTGATTGATATTCGTTTCATCCTTATTCGGTAAGTCAATTACGtatgtgtttaaaaaattccaatcaactAGGCATACTATTGGAATTGGAAAGCAGACGAATttgcgatgaaaaataaaaacgacaccgtcacttttttctatttattcgattaaaaaaaaaattaaagtaatacATTGTGAAAACTACGAAAGAAAACGTATAGCTTTTATGTTTTCTtaatcaagaaaataaaaacaataaaacaaaacaaaaacaaattaaaatgaaaaaaaaaaaaataaagaaaaaaaaccatacgcGTATATTAACGTTACCCGTcgataaaaataacgaaaagaaataaaaataaaaataattgcacTAATACTTATCTTTAAAATGTAACTAAAACtttgacgagaaaaaaaattatatcgtaAACATGATTACGTATAAATAAGCTTAAGTGTATAATATAAATGATTTGTAGCAACAATGGTAATGAACTAGCAatgatattaaaaataaaatgtatgtagctcagtttgaaacattttctaatctaaaaaatttttcacttcttaTTTCATACAGGTATATACGAATACAGACAAAAGTACaaagttgattaaatttattaaaatccaTTTTATGTAtactaaaactaaaaatttatacatattgctggggggaggggggaggggaaacaatgaaaaaaatatatatgtgcACTTCTCATATACACCTGATATGAACACAAatattcataataattttttttttatttaaaaataaatatttgattaaaataacAAAACCTAAAACCAACGAAGCAGCTTTCATTAAAAACATACATACAAtagaaaaaatgacgaattctTATATAATTCCGCTATTTAAAATCTTTTAACATTAACACGTGTAGGTAATGTAAccgattaaattgaaatttaaaactggcaatttttttttagcatttaaaATCGCGTAAAAGGTCTGCTGTGCTGCGACTATAATAAAGAaatcttcactttttttttgggtttctaaaaataacgaaaattttaatataatttttgaataagtatttcaaaaaaacggtATACGATTTCTTAAAATTATCAGGCTATCACATATTCGGTTATGAAAAACACATACATTAAATATAGTACGCCGATGAGGCGAAcacttggagaaaaaaaatcaaccataaAACTTTTCGTGACATTCCCAACCatcgttaattaatttttggcttTAGATTCTATGGAAGAAGATTGGTCCCATTTTTTTCTTAACATTTGTACAATACTTTTGCCAGTTCGATATTTAATAATAtattatttcaattgaaaattattttaacacATACGAAAATTCCATTATATATGTACGCGATAATAATAACCATTCGTAAGCGAAACAAATCAAATTAGTgggaacacaaaaaaaaaaaaaaaggaaaatgtcGCGAacatggggaaaaaatttctaaatcgaagcgcaatttaaatttttataggtTGGTATGCGAAAATACCCATACACATTCTCTATACCTATTTGATGTACTCGAGAAACAAGAATGATAAATCATACAAAACGATAAATTTATTATACGAAATACTAAGCTCTAATTAAATTCTAACGTCCACgaaaaaacttcatcaaattgttattattacaaaaaaaaacctcgctgttttcgttttttttactcttttttatttttaatcaacttgGCCACAATACTGTACCGGTATTCGGATAATGTGACGTTAATTAAAGCCAATTTAGAAGTGAATTTTACGTCTTCACATTTTATAAACTCACTCGAATTAATATTTATTGagtaaaatataggtataagtTAAATAAATGCGTCGATATAAATGTActaataaataggtacgtagTAAATGCCTGAGTGTAtatttcctttcaattttaaaaatacagcCACGTTTGTTAATATTTTAGCGAAATTATACAATGTAGGTAGTTCGTTTACGTTCACATGCGAGCAAAAATAATAACTTAATTTCCATATTAGATAATTAACTGCCAGCGTAAAAagtctactaaaaaaaaaaattaccaaacacgGTAACATCGCAAGACCCTCGTTCGAACTTCGAAACCTGAAGC
The sequence above is a segment of the Planococcus citri chromosome 3, ihPlaCitr1.1, whole genome shotgun sequence genome. Coding sequences within it:
- the Jarid2 gene encoding titin — encoded protein: MKRRAVAVNERCTSPVIKRTKVHAQRKFAQGASNYITTPTKLPKPNDAVQPFSPETSSVDNDDRELNNFSNLPTIDDFLTFLCYRETDVLPQRLNYLNTPQFESIPAKKKPSKSSSTSLSSLPSSRSSIDHSKASDKVNSNFKNKKKVPEYPLRSKEIKCKPIISKASRSLALKHNQRLRKIVQTKFTENKLPNFKAKNTSNKFPASKNNVNVKVNNVKNHTITTANSSEKETSKITGQEVKRVTRRNSNLNDLAEKPEIVRTVARKSPAKPSLPVKELPVTVNNTHVQARKLPPKTLRVSVTKLPSPTISNISPIKRSTRSATARLESNIKTPSTSSRPTRKTKEAATLYMETLGKDLLRGDESFDEDDLSIENYFELPIVEPAAKPKKEIKEPSKKPKPVISVKRKPQKLIKKFNDKKAPVKAPDKIRKPVKKVIKKDEAQIEKLNDELKKIVEDKPLKEKLEHITKSIDIDKELEAIQHTLGISKGEVINDLTGLTDEFIDDKEEPVVDKLLDNNLVEMQLDEENEEIEMGIPMEYDDIENIDIPELAIDTKSTKNKILPKEKTAEHEIKKRVLQEDAIIVEKIENIILGEDKTKTEVSQKEKIDDLVPQKDKISSSSNTKNCLKQSTEKLTKPEISSTIKKNCSKKPPKKVDKTDDLKLPTKKSVEKLDISSPAAKKKSDEGIEKAKISNHTAKNSSKKLTEKPNKRPEVSKRKPSDRIENPEVPVKKPVEKSEKPETPARKPVEKSEKPEIPSKKPVEKLEKPEIPAIKPVEKLEKTEIPAKKPVEKPEAVVKKPTEKIVKSEGLVKKSTEKVEKSEGSVKKFTEKSEIPVKKSVDKTDKLEVPVKKSVEKLEKSEIPIKKSVDKTDKLEVPVKKPIEKLEKSESFVKKLSEKVENSEVSLKKSVDKIDKSEAPVKKSTEKSMKKPSEKVEKSEVLLKKSVDKMEKLETPVKKSAEKMEKSEDLSKKSAEKSEVLIKKSIEKTGVKLKKPVLKIDRLEISAKKSTEKVDKSEIISKKSVEKINRLEAPVKKLPEKVEKEATLKKHIEKTEKSHASNTFTKNCLKKPAEKIEIPEIPPKKPAERIEKSEFLLKKSAERIEKPQSTKNSVKIPSERTEKPEICSKKPTEKVDKSHKKPTDKIETPQLPSKTSTDKIEKLEVPSKKPVARIENRKASNSEDCSKKPIEKIEKPIPVPEETIRTSSEKEVEKESQKMEENLLHKTPNKAKNIERSEPDSNFALEEGEISQPIPVVEPVCKSTITKKTLNRKKASIKIIKAKPSKLDGDQKTAKRVSVSQTTTNIEESVTESKRTEDLVNEKIEDDVTTKTMPKLVFANGKSTSMEECSQKPIIQTIATSSSKMFCLESKKIIFKKNKSSTVPDDKEENSPRKTEAFSADNENSVYAFEPDLPTTSPPFRRLKPVTPTKSLISGNSIAVQVNFESNAKIECSSSSETQVSSTTDCDDRVFYIPIQTSDTSSTLGVAVKLDTDGANQKIIMSATLVTKSPSFTTTTATTVASKSVNVESNVAEIIEPRETSKKDTSDKIVATADSQSSAQTPTDSPSSTVVSPKCNKKVSSTTKPNQSVKIVKINKVKKPPPPKPKPKPVKTKNVKTKPAEVTKPVQSTSSKNEILEAPTFYPTEAEFNDPLKYIDSIRPAAEKFGLCRIVPPSTFRPECKVADEMRFTAYNQYVHKMLHRWGPNVKEMIAIKKFLATQNIQLTQAPLIGGMEVDLPRLYQIVQQCGGLSAVIQKERWHQVADVMKIPKLAQDRITKLDDIYCKYLLPYDILSHDEREKLFDDVEKDWNDHLKNPNDDDEVFDDVDECIVKGRTMPLSCFYRIARNTMMMCFGSTEGQGGPSTETIETEFWNHVSQRKSHICVHSGSIDTGVHGYGFSVAKNSTFRKHPWNLKVLTNNSASILRSLGPIMGVTVPTLHVGMLYSACCWYRDPHGLPWVEYLHTGANKIWYGIPDEFSEQFSKAMRNLVPRYCRDKGLWLPSDTVMVPPPLLAAEHVPLSRVVQQPGQFIVVFPKAFTSCISTGYMVSESVYFAHASWLNSAKQIFSDMQESCEPSVFSLEQLLISVSTDVRVNLSILDQILPLLIELRDTEVASRKQLVKLGLNTSEKMTINKKRKPKSSFNDEDNYECEVCRANLFVSLVINSHKETNYCLKHAVNLLQKKPAQLKYCKLMCAYSEDELDEIIKKVQEKMEAKRNRKPNVKSNSN